One segment of Paraburkholderia caribensis DNA contains the following:
- a CDS encoding transporter substrate-binding domain-containing protein, whose amino-acid sequence MKLKTLLSTASLGMALLTAIAPGTASAQDSNALNVATDATFPPMEFVDKGQRTGFDIDIMNALAKAMGKQVQWTDIDFKGLIPGLVARRFDAAISGIYITPERAQVVDFTQSYFAGGLSALVKADSPIKTLADLNGKKVSVQVGTKSVNFLRDNYPQVQRVEVEKNQEMFDLVGIGRADAAVTGKPAAYQFVRTRPGFRVLDKELTTEAYGIAVRKDEPQLRDQMNAALAKIKADGTYDAIVKKWFGASTSTAANAK is encoded by the coding sequence ATGAAACTGAAAACCCTTCTCTCCACTGCAAGCCTCGGCATGGCGTTGCTGACGGCGATCGCGCCCGGCACGGCATCCGCGCAGGATTCGAACGCGCTCAACGTTGCAACCGACGCAACCTTCCCGCCGATGGAATTCGTCGACAAAGGCCAGCGCACCGGCTTCGACATCGACATCATGAACGCGCTGGCCAAGGCGATGGGTAAGCAGGTCCAGTGGACGGACATCGACTTCAAGGGGCTCATTCCGGGTCTTGTGGCGCGGCGGTTCGACGCGGCGATCTCGGGCATCTACATCACGCCTGAGCGCGCGCAAGTGGTCGATTTCACACAGTCCTACTTCGCGGGCGGTCTCTCCGCGCTCGTCAAGGCGGACTCGCCGATCAAAACCCTCGCCGATCTCAACGGCAAGAAAGTAAGCGTGCAGGTCGGCACGAAGTCAGTCAATTTCCTGCGCGACAACTATCCGCAGGTGCAGCGAGTGGAGGTGGAAAAGAACCAGGAGATGTTTGATCTCGTTGGTATCGGCCGTGCCGACGCCGCCGTCACTGGCAAGCCCGCCGCGTATCAGTTTGTGCGCACGCGCCCCGGTTTCCGTGTGCTCGACAAGGAGTTGACGACCGAAGCGTACGGCATCGCGGTGCGCAAGGATGAACCGCAACTACGCGACCAGATGAACGCCGCGCTCGCGAAGATCAAGGCGGACGGCACTTACGACGCCATCGTGAAGAAGTGGTTCGGCGCGAGTACCAGCACTGCGGCGAACGCCAAGTAA
- a CDS encoding amino acid ABC transporter permease, protein MQLDFTPAFAGWADIAHGALVTVEVTAAALVLSCLLGLLIGIGRLYPQRRLVYGFCTGYLIFFRGTPLLVQLFLLFFGLPQFNILLPAFVCGMLGLGLYSAAYVSEIVRGAIQSVDRGQMEAARSIGMSSGQAMRAIILPQAIVRMIPPLGNEFIALIKNSALVSLLTIDDLMHEGQKIISVSYRSLEVYIVIALVYLVLTQATNFILHRVERRLRAGGMVQ, encoded by the coding sequence ATGCAACTCGACTTCACGCCGGCGTTCGCCGGTTGGGCCGACATCGCGCACGGCGCGCTGGTCACAGTTGAAGTGACCGCCGCCGCGCTCGTGCTCTCGTGCCTGCTCGGCCTCCTGATTGGCATCGGCCGGCTCTATCCGCAACGGCGGCTCGTTTACGGCTTTTGCACCGGCTACTTGATCTTCTTCCGCGGCACACCGCTGCTCGTGCAGCTGTTCTTGCTGTTCTTCGGCCTGCCGCAGTTCAATATCCTGCTTCCCGCGTTCGTCTGCGGGATGCTCGGGCTTGGGTTGTATTCGGCGGCCTACGTGTCGGAGATCGTGCGCGGCGCGATCCAGTCCGTGGATCGAGGACAAATGGAAGCGGCACGCTCCATCGGCATGTCGTCGGGACAGGCCATGCGCGCGATCATTCTGCCGCAGGCCATCGTGCGCATGATCCCCCCGCTCGGCAATGAGTTCATCGCGCTGATCAAGAACTCGGCCCTGGTGTCGCTACTGACGATCGACGACCTCATGCACGAAGGCCAGAAAATCATCAGCGTGTCCTACCGGTCGCTCGAAGTGTATATCGTGATCGCGCTCGTGTATCTCGTGCTCACGCAGGCGACCAACTTCATTCTTCATCGCGTCGAGCGTCGGCTGCGCGCAGGAGGCATGGTGCAATGA
- a CDS encoding amino acid ABC transporter ATP-binding protein: MSSVQPIVSIRELTKSFGTHRVLNAIDFDIQPSQVVVVIGPSGSGKSTFLRCCNGLEQPERGTIDICGHRLVDHGTMLKDRPLNALRTEVGMVFQSFNLFPHLSVLHNITVGPRMLRGASKADAEAAALALLKKVGLEHKADAMPASLSGGQKQRVAIARALAMQPRVMLFDEPTSALDPELVGEVLQVMKLLASEGMTMLVVTHEMGFAKEVADVVVVMDGGEIVEAGPPAQIFSTPTQPRTRSFLQAVLSRA, translated from the coding sequence ATGAGCAGCGTTCAACCCATCGTCAGCATTCGTGAACTCACGAAGTCGTTCGGCACACATCGCGTATTGAACGCCATCGACTTCGACATCCAGCCGAGCCAGGTCGTGGTCGTGATCGGGCCGAGCGGTTCCGGCAAGAGCACCTTCCTGCGTTGCTGCAATGGACTGGAACAGCCCGAGCGCGGCACGATCGATATTTGCGGTCACCGGCTCGTCGATCACGGCACGATGCTCAAGGACCGCCCGCTCAACGCGCTGCGCACCGAAGTGGGCATGGTGTTCCAGTCGTTCAACCTGTTCCCGCATCTCTCGGTGCTGCACAACATCACGGTGGGTCCGCGCATGCTGCGCGGCGCCTCGAAAGCCGACGCCGAAGCCGCTGCGCTTGCCCTGCTCAAGAAGGTGGGTCTCGAGCACAAGGCGGATGCGATGCCTGCGAGCCTTTCGGGCGGCCAGAAGCAGCGCGTCGCCATCGCGCGGGCTTTGGCGATGCAGCCGCGCGTCATGCTCTTCGACGAACCGACTTCCGCGCTCGACCCCGAACTTGTGGGCGAAGTGCTGCAGGTGATGAAGCTGCTCGCCTCCGAAGGCATGACCATGCTCGTTGTTACGCACGAGATGGGCTTCGCGAAGGAAGTGGCCGATGTCGTGGTCGTGATGGATGGCGGCGAGATCGTTGAAGCGGGGCCGCCCGCGCAGATTTTCTCGACGCCCACGCAACCCCGCACCCGCTCGTTCCTGCAGGCCGTGCTGTCGCGCGCGTGA
- a CDS encoding HutD/Ves family protein: protein MNPTLIRGAALVASPWKNGGGITRDVASCAHAWRVSIADIDRDGPFSRFDGIDRLLMVLDGAGMTLGGAGVLGAFDVAHFTGEAPVTAHLANGTVRVFNLMTYRGAARASVDIVRAPGRRTFAADTALLLCAQGSSEVRAGPACIALTPLDTLRIDRANPVEIAIEGDGVLVCTSLNTDADS from the coding sequence GTGAACCCGACCTTGATACGCGGCGCCGCGCTCGTGGCGTCGCCGTGGAAAAACGGCGGCGGCATCACGCGCGACGTCGCGTCCTGTGCGCACGCGTGGCGCGTGAGCATTGCCGATATCGATCGCGACGGGCCGTTCTCGCGTTTCGACGGCATCGACCGCCTGTTGATGGTTCTCGACGGCGCAGGGATGACGCTCGGTGGCGCAGGCGTCCTGGGTGCGTTTGACGTTGCGCACTTCACCGGCGAGGCGCCAGTGACGGCGCACCTCGCAAACGGCACGGTGCGGGTGTTCAACCTGATGACGTACCGCGGCGCGGCGCGCGCCTCAGTCGACATCGTGCGCGCGCCGGGGCGCCGGACCTTCGCCGCGGACACGGCGTTGCTGCTTTGCGCGCAGGGATCGAGCGAGGTGCGGGCCGGGCCGGCGTGCATCGCGCTGACGCCACTCGACACGCTGCGCATCGACCGGGCGAATCCCGTCGAGATCGCCATAGAAGGAGATGGCGTGCTGGTGTGCACGTCGCTGAATACGGATGCCGACTCTTGA
- a CDS encoding formimidoylglutamate deiminase, which yields MNLSPKSLFAAHALLPDGWRTNVLIEWNDAGTLVAVTPDTTIAPTDAGVAAGPVIPGMPNLHSHAFQRAMAGLTEYRANPTDSFWSWRDLMYRFAARITPEMLGAIARWLYVEMLKAGYTSVCEFHYVHHAQDGGRHSHPAELAQRVVDAAVETGIGMTMLPVLYQYSGFGAQPPRADQRRFINATDAFLELLGALRAARPEHGALRYGIAPHSLRAVSEDSLRAALEGLDAMSPGAPVHIHIAEQTAEVDACVAALGARPVQWLLERFDVDARWCLVHATHVDERETLALAKSGAIAGLCLTTEANLGDGLFPASDYLDAGGAFGVGSDSHIGVDWRAELRLLEYGQRLARRQRNVLASPQASHVADRLFQGALAGGARATGRAAGALKQGAQADWIVLDPDHPDLAEQTGATWLSSAVFCEHGETPVRDVFVNGERVIHERRHRDEARLYADYRRALAQLLADA from the coding sequence TTGAATTTATCACCGAAATCGCTCTTCGCAGCCCATGCGCTGCTGCCTGACGGCTGGCGCACCAACGTTCTGATCGAGTGGAACGACGCGGGTACGCTCGTCGCCGTTACGCCCGACACAACCATCGCGCCGACGGATGCCGGGGTCGCAGCGGGGCCGGTCATTCCGGGCATGCCGAACCTGCATTCGCACGCGTTTCAGCGCGCCATGGCCGGCCTCACGGAATACCGCGCCAATCCCACGGACAGCTTCTGGAGCTGGCGCGACCTGATGTACCGCTTCGCCGCACGCATCACGCCCGAGATGCTCGGTGCGATAGCGCGCTGGCTGTATGTCGAGATGCTCAAGGCGGGCTATACGTCCGTCTGTGAGTTCCACTACGTGCACCACGCGCAGGACGGCGGCCGTCACTCGCATCCGGCCGAACTCGCGCAGCGCGTCGTGGATGCCGCGGTCGAGACCGGCATCGGCATGACGATGCTGCCGGTGCTCTATCAGTACAGCGGCTTCGGCGCGCAACCGCCGCGCGCCGACCAGCGCCGCTTCATCAACGCGACCGACGCCTTTCTGGAGCTTCTCGGCGCGCTGCGCGCCGCGCGTCCGGAACACGGCGCGCTGCGTTACGGAATCGCGCCGCACTCGCTGCGCGCTGTATCGGAGGATTCATTGCGCGCCGCGCTCGAAGGACTCGACGCGATGTCGCCCGGCGCACCGGTGCATATCCACATTGCGGAGCAGACCGCGGAAGTAGATGCCTGCGTCGCAGCGCTCGGCGCACGGCCCGTGCAATGGCTGCTCGAGCGTTTCGACGTCGACGCGCGTTGGTGCCTCGTGCATGCGACGCACGTCGACGAACGCGAAACGCTTGCACTCGCGAAGAGCGGCGCGATAGCGGGCCTGTGCCTCACCACTGAAGCGAATCTCGGCGACGGCCTGTTCCCCGCAAGCGACTACCTCGATGCAGGAGGCGCATTCGGCGTCGGCTCGGATAGCCATATCGGCGTGGACTGGCGCGCGGAACTGCGCCTGCTCGAATATGGCCAGCGGCTCGCGCGGCGTCAGCGCAACGTGCTGGCCTCGCCGCAGGCATCGCATGTCGCCGACCGCCTGTTCCAGGGCGCGCTTGCGGGCGGCGCACGTGCGACCGGCCGCGCGGCCGGCGCCCTCAAGCAGGGCGCGCAAGCGGACTGGATCGTGCTCGATCCCGACCATCCCGATCTCGCCGAGCAGACCGGCGCGACGTGGCTGTCGTCCGCCGTCTTTTGCGAGCACGGCGAAACACCGGTGCGCGACGTCTTCGTCAACGGCGAGCGCGTGATCCACGAGCGCCGTCATCGCGACGAAGCCAGGCTTTACGCGGACTATCGTCGGGCGTTGGCGCAGCTTCTCGCCGACGCCTGA
- a CDS encoding IS6 family transposase produces the protein MNKTKSLYHGHRFPAVVISCAVRWYFRFNLTLRDIEELLLDRGVVVTYETVRCWCDKFGAGFARWAKLVRRKSGSTWHLDEMFVTLRGEPYLLWRAVNEHGAELDVLVQKRRDKAAAKRFFRRVLRSNPVPRKIVTDQLRSYPAAKADIPELAQVKHVFVKAAARVNNRAENSHQPIRRRERQMCGFRDARRTQAFLSCFGPIRQHFALPRHQMNAACHRAILKERLATWHKWATATAVERVS, from the coding sequence ATGAACAAGACGAAATCGCTTTATCACGGCCACCGCTTCCCTGCTGTTGTCATCAGTTGCGCCGTTCGCTGGTATTTCCGGTTCAACCTGACCCTGCGCGACATTGAGGAGTTGTTGCTTGACCGTGGCGTCGTGGTCACGTACGAGACGGTCCGCTGCTGGTGCGACAAGTTCGGCGCGGGATTCGCCCGGTGGGCGAAGTTGGTGCGGCGGAAGTCGGGCAGCACCTGGCACCTTGACGAGATGTTCGTGACACTGCGAGGCGAGCCGTATCTGTTGTGGCGTGCGGTCAACGAGCATGGTGCCGAGCTCGACGTGCTGGTACAAAAGCGCCGTGATAAGGCCGCCGCGAAGCGCTTCTTCAGGCGGGTGCTGCGATCAAACCCGGTGCCGCGCAAGATCGTTACCGATCAACTGCGCAGTTATCCGGCGGCGAAGGCTGACATTCCTGAACTCGCTCAGGTAAAGCACGTCTTCGTCAAAGCGGCTGCTCGCGTGAACAACCGCGCCGAGAACAGCCACCAGCCAATCCGCAGGCGCGAACGCCAGATGTGCGGCTTTCGTGACGCGCGTCGCACGCAGGCGTTTCTCTCATGCTTCGGCCCGATCCGGCAGCACTTCGCGTTGCCCAGACATCAGATGAACGCGGCATGTCATCGCGCCATACTAAAAGAACGCCTCGCCACATGGCATAAATGGGCTACCGCAACCGCAGTCGAACGAGTTAGCTGA
- a CDS encoding helix-turn-helix domain-containing protein, translating to MERITNPLAAQDESCGSMSEAEDSRLARELDAVEAAKDLMLATLCIGTSIEAVAASIRMSKGHFLRVFKRTTGTTPHSWRLGAKVRSSQRDLQKGDLSLTVIAHKYGFADYAHYSRVFKQVIGTSPSVWQAMATHDAGR from the coding sequence ATGGAACGAATCACCAACCCTCTGGCCGCGCAAGACGAAAGTTGCGGATCGATGAGCGAAGCGGAAGACAGCCGCTTGGCTAGGGAGCTTGATGCTGTTGAAGCGGCCAAGGACCTGATGCTTGCGACACTGTGTATTGGTACGTCGATAGAAGCTGTAGCAGCTTCTATTCGGATGTCAAAGGGGCACTTCCTGCGCGTGTTCAAACGCACCACAGGAACGACACCCCACAGTTGGCGCCTTGGAGCAAAGGTGCGCAGTTCACAACGGGATCTGCAAAAAGGCGATTTAAGCCTGACCGTAATCGCGCACAAATACGGATTCGCTGACTATGCACATTACAGTCGGGTTTTTAAGCAAGTCATCGGCACATCCCCAAGTGTCTGGCAGGCAATGGCGACCCACGACGCCGGGCGATGA
- a CDS encoding porin, whose translation MNTKMRLLIPALLMWAGSACAQSSVTMYGLIDEGLNFTNNAGHGSAYQIKSGDVVGSRWGLKGVEDLGAGNKAVFGLEGGFDASTGQLGQGQRLFGRQAYAGLASETYGTLTLGRQYDPTVDFFSALTAAGNWEGDLGATPFDNDNSDWDFRVNNSVKYVSPTIAGLTGEAMYGFSNTAGGFAENRLYSVAGQYQNGGLTAALAYMKIDNPGAGTSGAVTNDAVFSGSSQQNIDAAVGYKWNKFFLAFDYSHTQIDAPTANAFLTGTIQPQGGTWSSWKFDNFQLNGQYYFQPDLWIGAAYAYTLGKLDSTAGDYSPRWHQVSLMLDYDLSARTSLYLQGAYQHVQSAHTGTEFDNAQLLASPAASSSPNQMVYRVAMIHRF comes from the coding sequence ATGAATACGAAAATGCGGCTGCTGATTCCTGCACTGCTGATGTGGGCTGGGAGCGCCTGCGCGCAAAGTAGCGTGACGATGTATGGCCTGATTGACGAGGGTCTGAACTTCACAAATAACGCAGGGCATGGCTCCGCGTATCAGATCAAGAGCGGTGACGTCGTAGGCAGCCGGTGGGGTCTTAAGGGCGTGGAAGACCTCGGCGCGGGTAACAAGGCTGTGTTCGGACTCGAAGGAGGCTTCGATGCAAGCACCGGGCAACTGGGTCAAGGGCAGCGCCTCTTTGGCAGACAGGCCTATGCTGGCCTCGCCTCGGAAACCTATGGCACGCTGACGCTGGGCCGCCAGTATGATCCAACCGTCGACTTCTTCAGCGCGCTGACGGCAGCCGGCAATTGGGAGGGTGACCTTGGCGCCACCCCGTTTGACAATGACAACTCCGACTGGGATTTTCGCGTCAACAATTCGGTCAAGTATGTCTCTCCCACTATTGCAGGGCTCACGGGCGAAGCCATGTACGGCTTCAGCAACACCGCTGGCGGCTTTGCTGAAAACCGCTTGTACAGTGTTGCTGGCCAGTATCAGAATGGCGGACTTACGGCGGCGCTGGCCTATATGAAGATCGACAACCCCGGCGCGGGTACGTCAGGCGCCGTCACCAACGACGCGGTGTTCAGCGGTTCGTCCCAACAGAATATCGATGCCGCTGTCGGCTACAAGTGGAACAAGTTTTTCCTCGCGTTCGATTACTCCCATACCCAGATTGACGCACCGACCGCTAATGCCTTTCTGACTGGCACCATTCAGCCCCAGGGCGGCACGTGGTCGTCATGGAAATTCGACAACTTCCAGCTCAATGGTCAGTATTACTTCCAGCCGGATCTGTGGATCGGTGCCGCCTATGCATATACGCTCGGAAAGCTAGACTCGACGGCAGGCGACTACAGCCCGCGATGGCACCAGGTATCACTGATGCTTGACTATGATCTCAGCGCGCGGACGTCGCTTTATCTTCAGGGCGCGTATCAGCACGTTCAGAGCGCTCATACAGGTACGGAATTCGACAACGCACAGCTTCTCGCCAGCCCGGCCGCGTCGTCGTCGCCGAATCAGATGGTTTATCGCGTCGCGATGATTCATCGCTTCTAG